A single Sphingomonas sp. IW22 DNA region contains:
- a CDS encoding helix-turn-helix domain-containing protein, with translation MNYSPSGLFDFGEKAAARIVGVSPRTLRRWREAGKVGHYVTPGGRIRYTMEQLIELQRGCRQRSEAAE, from the coding sequence ATGAATTACTCACCATCCGGCTTGTTCGACTTCGGAGAGAAAGCGGCGGCTCGTATTGTGGGCGTGTCGCCGCGCACGTTGCGGCGGTGGCGGGAAGCCGGAAAGGTGGGTCACTATGTCACGCCTGGCGGGCGCATCCGCTACACGATGGAGCAGCTAATCGAATTGCAGCGCGGGTGTCGCCAGCGGTCCGAAGCGGCGGAATGA